A window of Chlorobium phaeobacteroides DSM 266 genomic DNA:
ATAGAGGCAAGTATCCTTTCAAAGTTCACCCGCCGACCGACATTTTTAAGTTTTGAGAGATGGTGATTTTTCAGTTTTAGCAATTGCGGAAAAACAGTCACCGGGGTCGAAGATGCCGCTCCATAAAAGCGATCACGAATCGTTGCATTGATACCGGGACTTGCTTCTTCCTGAATTTTTTCAAGAACAGCAAATAGGCGTCCAAGCCGATAACCGGGATTGTCATTAGTTGGATCAAGAGCCACGTTTATCTCCTTTTCTTTGGTTTTATAAATTCTGGAAAAACGGTTAAGATATGCTTTCAGAATACTTGCTTGAGTACTCCTATTCTTTAGATCTTTAGCTTGCGTAGCACGGATTCGCCGGATTGCCTGCTGAAGCATCGTTGCTGGATACAAACCACCAGTGATGACCGATTGAAAAATCTGCCCCGAAAGATTTGGTGGAACATTATCGACCTTACCTTCGTGAGCCATTGCCGATAACAACCAGAACATCGAAAAATGGTCGCTATCTTTCTGGCTACGTATAATGGCAAGATCATCGAAATGCTGTCGGATGTTCCCGGCAAATTCCGCAATGGTTCCGGTATGCCAGAAACGAACAGAAATACGAGCTGAGTTCGGTGCGAGTCCAAGCACGTAGAATCGCGTGTCTGAATCCATGTTTGCATGGCCTGTATTGACTCCTTCATACAGCGCCCTAACTGCTTTAACATCCGCATCAGGATCATCTTTCGGGTAACCGAACAATGCTGGAAATACCTCTTCAAAGGCCTCTTGCTTTTGCGACCAGAAAACGGTCGTCGCATCTCCGACCTGTACTTTATTCTTGGACTCCTTGCCCAACAACATGTTCATGGTAGTAGTATAGGCGAACTCAGCTGACTTACTGATTGGCGCATTGAATGCCTGTTCTTTTCCATAAGAGTCATACCCAGAACTCTTCTGAAACGACACAAATTTCTTTGAATCCTTATTTATCGGAGTATCGCTGTGAATCCTGGCTATTGCTGCATTTTCTCCTGTAATAAGACATAATCCTGAAACACCATCAGTATTATCGCTGCACTGAGATGCAACATACTTCCTCACTGCATCCCTGCAAGGAACAAGATCGCTTTCACCATCAATCCTGAAACTCAAATTACAACCAACGATTTTGGCGCATTCACTCCAGTTGTGCGCACTCTTGACCTTTTCATATCCGCCATTTTCATAAAATCGTATCACAGCAATCACTCCTTCATCCTCTTTTACTTCTGATGGCAACGCTTGAATCTTTTTTATAAAAGTTGGCATCTGCTTATGAGCCATTTTCTGATCTTTGTCACTCTCGCCTCTTGCATGACCAAGAACATAACCGTAATGATCCCAGAGCAAAAAACTTGTCATCCATGAATTTGATCCGGGACGATGAATAGACTTTGGTAACAAATATTTTTTTGCCCATTTCTTCTTTCCATCACCTTCGCGGGTATCTTCAAAAGTGATAAAATTGCCCACCTGATCGATCACTATCACAAACGGAATTTCCTTCCATTCAAACCCCTCCGGAGCAATACCGCTTTCCGGATCGGCAGCTTTTCGCTGATAATAGTCGTACAGTGCATGCAGAATCATTTTCTCACCTCCTCACTATCCCATGCCGGAACATTGATTACCCCGTTTTCCATACTGACCCTGAAAAATGCTGGCGGAGGCTCCTTCACGTTCTTTTGAAAATCGAGGTCGTAAAGCATGTACCCCAGATTGCGCGTTTCGCTGATCGGTGCGGGTTCGTTTGACAAATCATCGACCAGCCTGAACTCGCAACTGAACTCGCGGCAACCGAGGTATGGCTGATTGAAGCACTGCCCTTTCCGCGCC
This region includes:
- the cas8c gene encoding type I-C CRISPR-associated protein Cas8c/Csd1 → MILHALYDYYQRKAADPESGIAPEGFEWKEIPFVIVIDQVGNFITFEDTREGDGKKKWAKKYLLPKSIHRPGSNSWMTSFLLWDHYGYVLGHARGESDKDQKMAHKQMPTFIKKIQALPSEVKEDEGVIAVIRFYENGGYEKVKSAHNWSECAKIVGCNLSFRIDGESDLVPCRDAVRKYVASQCSDNTDGVSGLCLITGENAAIARIHSDTPINKDSKKFVSFQKSSGYDSYGKEQAFNAPISKSAEFAYTTTMNMLLGKESKNKVQVGDATTVFWSQKQEAFEEVFPALFGYPKDDPDADVKAVRALYEGVNTGHANMDSDTRFYVLGLAPNSARISVRFWHTGTIAEFAGNIRQHFDDLAIIRSQKDSDHFSMFWLLSAMAHEGKVDNVPPNLSGQIFQSVITGGLYPATMLQQAIRRIRATQAKDLKNRSTQASILKAYLNRFSRIYKTKEKEINVALDPTNDNPGYRLGRLFAVLEKIQEEASPGINATIRDRFYGAASSTPVTVFPQLLKLKNHHLSKLKNVGRRVNFERILASIFDGIGNDMPSHLSMEDQARFAIGYYHQRQDFKK